GTACTACCGAGAAGATATATtcactataattataaatatattcactataattataattacataattataattacataaattacaaaaatcttttattataataataactctTTCTTGCTCGAATCTTCGCTTAATATCCATTCAAATTATACAAGATGGCGGAATCTTGGCACGCTCTCTTATTGGTCAATAGAAATGCCTGCGCAATAGCACACCTTGTTACTTCCACTATGCCGAAATCTTTCATTTAGTTCACATCGTTCACGTTCCCCAACAAAATTGATGCAAAGATTTTGAGTGtgaaaaatacaaacaatGCAAATGGTCTTTTTGAAAGTGATTGATTGAAATAAACATCTCTGTATTTTCATGTTACATTGTACaccgatttttatttatttaaacaaattttcctACTTTGTTTCCCTGACCAAATTAAATTCGAGGACTATACCTAAAGTAAAAAGAAGTAttgaaatattctataatttgGAAATATGGTTTCATCATGTTGTATATGTTCAAGAGAAGATACTCGTTTAGAAACACGATCATTTCACAGGTAAAATTGAAacctaatatttaattatgataaGAAATAATCtcatgtatttaataattgagtcattaaaaatcaaattaattataaacatttgtataaatgATTGTGAAGACAAGTCATatactaatttataaataatgttacattatatGTTTTTCAATAACTTAGAACCACtgtcttaaatttttacaaaaaacaataaaataaacattttttaattttctaagtGCACTTCgataaaagtttcaaaaattacatctACAGGATACCAGCAAAtgaagaaatgaaaaagaaatggtTCCACATAATTGGCCGTACTGTCTCATATAAAGGTGCTAGAGTTTGCAGCGATCATTTCACAGAAGACGATTATACTAACATAAATCCTTATTCAAAAGTCAGAAGATTAAAAAACACTGCAGTTCCTTctgtaattttgcaaaaaaagtaAGATGAAATAAAACTACTGTATTgagaatatttgtaataataaacatataaattattttatttccattacagaaaaaaagtaaaaagacaATCATCATTTCAAAAGATTgctgtaaatttatacaattctgaaataatatcTGAAAATGAAGAGGCTGTTACTTTTTGTAAGTCTGACAATTTGGAAATTAACGCGAACAATGATACTACTGAAATCAAAGAAAGGTGagtataaaagtaattaatattacatattttccaacataacaatttttactttgacaatactttcatttatagtgaaaatgtgaataatgaattaatattgACTCAAGATGCAAGTGAAAActtcattattttcttaaattctgaaaaaataaatgttgctTGTATTGATAATCAAGAAGTTGATgctaattttgaaaacaatatgaataatataagtaaagaAAGGTAAAACAAATGCAAGGGAAAGTTGATCTTTATACTttacaatttgtaaatattataaatcgaCTTTTTTTAGAGAACTTTCATCGCCTAATTTAGCAAATTCCAAGACAAGAAAAGTTTTTCTAAAACTTtccaaatataatacaatatgcTTCACAAGAACAGATTTTTCATCGGACAAAAAATGGACAGAATTTTTGAAATGCATCACTTACAGAAGacgtgaaaataaaattatacgtcGAAGGAACAAATGcttgcagaaaaaaattttgatatttcaaGATATGTTGCAAGATTTgttgaaaaaagtttaatagcTAGCAATGCTATAAATGTTAAAGTGAGTATTatcattgtaaataattaattttttattattgcattaatattaataattgtaaataaattataaataattataaataggaaatcgatattaaataaataaaaatatgaattgtaCATCTTATTTTGAGTAATATTATAAGGTACTTGATTCTAGAGCACAGAGAAGCGAAAATGATGAATCTTGGTTGGTCTTTGCAAATATCATGTAATTGTCGGCAgttataatatctatttttattgtttatattttatcgacAATGATGTTATGTGTGTTATTAATCTCATCTATTAAGAAAAGATATGttctttatttaatctatttaGTCAATGTATtgtgcttttattttttgtttatttttcatctcatgaaaattgaaatgaaaattgtctaaatgatttaatttttaatattttctaaagctttttatgtaattagtGCATAAACCGGTTATGCTTCTTTGAATGCAAAAGGAGTTTATTTgagtcaaataaaatttgcttatttttttaaaagctgTTAAgtagagattttttaaatatttgaataaaaacttaagaatatttaattctataaatactACTACTATAAATCTTTAGCAGGAGTCCCCAAAAACCCTTTagatttaaatgatttatatagGGAGTGATAAACTccctatatataaaaaactcaatcttattgctattatttcaaaaagtatGTCCACAGATACCAACACATGaaaaaatgaagaagaaaCAGTTCCTCAATTTTACATTGGCTGTCTCATACAAATgtacagaaaattattgtaatgtaaatGCTCATTCAAAAGTCAGAAGATTAAAGAACACT
This DNA window, taken from Monomorium pharaonis isolate MP-MQ-018 chromosome 6, ASM1337386v2, whole genome shotgun sequence, encodes the following:
- the LOC105838256 gene encoding uncharacterized protein LOC105838256; the protein is MVSSCCICSREDTRLETRSFHRIPANEEMKKKWFHIIGRTVSYKGARVCSDHFTEDDYTNINPYSKVRRLKNTAVPSVILQKKKKVKRQSSFQKIAVNLYNSEIISENEEAVTFCKSDNLEINANNDTTEIKESENVNNELILTQDASENFIIFLNSEKINVACIDNQEVDANFENNMNNISKERELSSPNLANSKTRKVFLKLSKYNTICFTRTDFSSDKKWTEFLKCITYRRRENKIIRRRNKCLQKKILIFQDMLQDLLKKV